Within Nitrospirota bacterium, the genomic segment AGTATCATGTCTCTGACCTGTGGCTCAGAATAAAGAAAAAACGTAAGGCCGTCCTTTTCAAGGTCCTTGTCCTTATCCTCAAATCTTTTTGATTCTTTAAAAATGGCGCTCTTTACAGAAACGGCATATGCAACAAGGCTTGCATTTTGTGCCGTCTCAAGGATAGCGTCCAGGTCTCCGCCAAACTCCACACTGCCAACATGGTTACCATCGGAAAAAACCGGATAAACAATTCTTAATCCCAATCCCTCACGGCCTGCCTCCAGTCCGACAACCGGTTTTTTTGTGTTGTTAGCTGCAACCACGGTGTGTCTGAACGATGACAGGTCGTCATCGAATTTCTCCGGCTTATGGACACGGAAAAAGCTCTTAGCCTGCGGCGAATGAAATTGAAATTGTTTAACACTGTATTGCGGTTTTAAATCTTTCTTAAAGTAATCCACCGTAAGTTTAGCCAAAGCATCTCTGTCACCTTTGGCAAAGGCGGAAACAATGTCATGATTTAAAAGCAAAATTTCCATAGACATACTGAGGTCTTTTGTTTTAGTTTCCAGTTCATTCTTATAGACTTTTTGAAAAACGTCAAAAGCACTCTGAGCGTTTTCTATGACGCTTTGCTGATTCTTTAAATAGTTATTAATTAAAAAGATTGTGCCTGATATGGAAATTACAATAGCTATAGATAATAAAATCTTAGTTTTTATGCTGACAAACTTCTTCATGTGATTTTTGCCTCCACCAATGCAATTATTATAGTAGTGTCACTTAAGTATTACGGAGTATATTATATTGCAATTGCACAGATATTTTCAAATAGAAGTTCATTGCGTATGTTTGAACTAATACAGCCGTTCTCCAAATAATACATCTTTACATGATTATTGTGGTTTATTGTGTCTTGACACTCCATACCTCATAAACGTTATAATTATGATTAGCAAATTAGTTTATTAATTAAAGTGAAAAGCTTACAATGAAGATAAACACAAATATCAATTTTCGTTTTTTAATTCTGATAATTATTTCACTTACCGGATGTGATAAGTCTGTAACTGCATCCAAAGGACCACCTCCTGTGCCTGTTACTGTGCAAAAGGCAATTGCTAAGTCCATGCCGGTTGAGATAACCGCATTTGGCACGGTTGAGGCTTATAATTCCCTGTCCATTATGCCTCAGGTTCCCGGTAGAATCCTGAAGATTCACTTTAAAGAAGGCCAATATGTAAAAAAAGGCGAACTGCTTATCACTATTGACCCCGAGCCGTATAATGAAAAACTTACACAGGCTGAGGCCGTCCTTGCTAAAGACAAAGCAAACCTGACCTATGCCAAAGAAGAGGCTCAAAGATACACGTTCCTGCTTGAAAAAGGCGCCGTCTCACGCTCCGAATACGATAAAAACACTAGCGGTTACAGGGCTCAGGAGGAACTTGTTAAGTCCGATGAGGCTTTAGTAAAGCAAGCGAAACTTAATCTCAACTACTGCTCCGTGCGCTCTCCGATTGAGGGTAAAACCGGAGGGCTTATACTGAAAGAGGGCTCCGTGGTTGAGGAAAATAAAACCAAAGTCGTCACCATTAACCAGATTCACCCCATATTGGCCAGGTTTTCAGTGCCCGAAAAATATCTGAACGAAATCAAACGCTATAGCGATAACGGCAGCCTTAAAGTCCTCGCATATCCCCCTAAGTACGAAAACACACCGCACGAGGGTAAGCTCACCTTCATAAGCAACTCCGTTGACCAGAGCTCCGGAATGATTGAGCTTAAGGCTGAGTATGAAAACAAGGACGGATTCCTTTGGCCCGGACAGTTTGTCAATGTCATCGTCTATCTGACTATTCAACCTAACGCCGTTGTGGTTCCCTCATCCTGCGTACAAGCCGGCCTTAAGGGTAACTACGCCTTTGTAGTTAAGCCCGATATGACCGCAGAGCTTAGAAATGTGGTCGTTGACAGAGTGCAGAGGGATGAAACTGTTATTGCCTCAGGCATTGCACCAGGTGATACTGTCGTAACCGATGGCCAGATAAAACTTAAAAACGGTTTAACTGTAAAGATCAATGAGATGCCGACAGAGGGGCCGCTACAGAGCCCGCAACCTAACAAATTGTGAATCTTTCTGAAATCTGGATAAGACGCCCCATCATGACCATTTTGTTTATGGCCGGGATCTTGTTTTTTGGGATAATCAGTTACAAAAAGCTCCCTATCAATAACCTTCCTAATGTTGACTTTCCAACAATAGAGGTAAGTGCCGCTCTTCCCGGCGCTAACAGCGAAACCATGGCCTCCACTGTTGCCATGCCTTTGGAAAAGCAGTTTTCAGGTATTTCAGGCGTTGACTCCATGGTCTCATCAAGCGTGCAGGGGAAAACCACCATCAATCTTCAGTTTTCGCTGGATAGAAACATTGACGATGCCGCTCAGGATGTTAATGCCGCAATTTCCGCCGCTATGGGTGTGCTCCCCGGAAATATGCCTAACCCCCCCACGTACAAAAAGGTTAATCCCGGCGATATGCCTATTATCTTTCTGGGACTTGTCTCAGACACCCTGCCAATCACTGCCCTTAATGATTACGCAGAAAACATTCTGACCCCACATCTTTCCACTATTAACGGTGTGGCACAGGTGCGTGTTGTCGGCACTCAACGATTTGCTGTCAGAGTGCAGGTCAATCCCCGTACACTTGCAAACAAGGGGATAGGGATTAACGAGGTGCAAGACGCACTGGCAGCCGGAAATGTAAATCTCCCCGGCGGTGAGCTGCAAGGCACAAACACCGGATTTATGCTTAAGCCCTCCGGACAGATTTTTGACGCCGAGGGGTACAATAATCTCATCGTTACATATCAAAACGGTTATCCGGTTAGAGTAAAAGACATAGGAACAGCGATTGACGGCGTTGAGTATAAAAAACAAAGGGCCTGGTTTTATACTAAAGGACACGCAAAACGCGGCATCTTTCTTTTAGTAAGCAGACAACCCGGTACAAACACTGTAGCACTTGCTAAAGAAATCAAATCCCTCATGCCAATGCTTAAAGCCTCCATGCCGGGCGCTATGGATATGGCAATTTTCTATGATCAGTCGCTGTTTATCAAAGAATCCATTAACGATGTTCAATATACTCTGATTCTCACAGTTATTCTGGTTATTATAGTCATTTTTCTTTTTATAAGAGCCGTGAGGCCGACTCTTATTCCGGCACTCAGTGTGCCTCTGTCGCTGATTGGAACCTTTGCCATAATGGATCTAATGGGTTACACTCTTAATAACTTATCCCTAATGTCCCTGACCCTTGCCGTAGGGTTTGTGGTTGATGACGCTATAGTTGTGCTTGAAAATATCGTACGGCGAATAGAGATGGGTGAAAATGCAATGGATGCCTCACTTAACGGCTCCAAAGAGATTGGGTTTACAATTCTATCTATGACTCTTTCTCTGGTAGTTGTCTTTATTCCCATTATGTTTATGGGAGGAATAATTGGGCGGCTTTTCAGGGAATTTTCTGTGTGTATCACATCTGCCATTTTGTTTTCCGGGCTTGTCTCACTAACCCTTACTCCAGTTATGGGATCTCGCTTTATGGGAGCTGTTAGCCACACCCATGGCAGGTTTTATGAGTACTCTGAGGCGTTTTTTAAGAGGATGCTTAACTTTTACTCTGACACTTTAAAGTGGGTCATTTATCATCGCAAGTACGTTGTCGTTTTTTTAGTGTTTATAGTGGTTGGCACAGTTTTTTTGGCACGGGCGGTTCCTAAGGGGTTTATTCCAACTCAGGACCAAAACTTTTTCAGAGTTTTTTCCATAGCCTCAGACAGTATCTCCTTTGACAGTATGGTAAAGCATCAGGAGGAGGTAATAAAAAGATTCTTAGAAGACCCTGACATAAAAGAGGCAAGCGGAGCATCTGCCGCGGGTTTTCCCGGAGACACAAGCGGTATTCTTTTTTGCGGCCTCAAAGATAAGGCAGAACGTAAGAGCTCGGTTGATCAAATTATCAATCGTTTAAGGCCAAAGCTTAATCAGATTCCGGGCCTTATCGTCTCTTTAGTAAACCCTCCGCTTATTACAATTGGAGCCAGAATTGCCAGCGCCCAGTGGCAATACACGCTGCAAACAACTGACATTGATGAGTTATTTAAGTATGGCACCCAAATGGAGGAAAGCCTTAGCAAGCTTCCGGCACTTACCGATGTCAGATCAGATCTTCAAATGAGAAAACCCACCGTGGAAATCATCATCGACAGAGATAAAGCCTCAGCACTGGGGCTTACCTTGAAGCAGATTCAGGATGCTTTTTATAGCGCTTATAGTGACAGGCAGGTCTCCACCATGTACACGGCTGCAAACCAGTACTACGTCATACTTGAACTTGCTCCCGGATTTACAGAATCCCCTGAGCTGCTTTCCATGCTCTACATTAAATCCTCCAATGGTAAACTAATTCCCCTTTCCACGGTTGCGCAGACTCGCCAGACTGTTTCCCCGCTAAGTGTAAATCACATAGGACAGGTGCCAGCTGCTACAATATCGTTTAATCTTAAACCGGGGTACTCAATAGGAACTGCTATGGAAGACATTAATAAACTTGCCAAAGACACTCTGCCTGCCACTATTAGCACAAGTTTTCAGGGCTCTGCACAGGCCTTTAAGCAATCATTTGCAAGCATGGGTTTTCTGCTGATTGTGACGGTGGTTATTATTTATCTGGTTTTGGGGATGCTTTATGAGAGCTTTTTTCATCCTCTTACAATCCTGACTGCACTACCGCTTGCCGGTTTTGGCGCTCTGTTTGCCCTGTGGATTTTTGGCAGAGAGCTTGATATGTACGCATACGTAGGGATGATTATGCTTATTGGAATTGTAAAGAAAAATGGAATCATGATGGTTGACTTTGCTCTCGATGCTGAAAGACACGAGGGACTCTCTGCCGAAGACTCAATTTTTAAAGCCTGCCAGATTAGATTCCGACCAATTATGATGACAACAATGGCGGCGCTTTTTGGCACTCTACCGATAGCTCTTGGGATTGGCGCCGGAGGTGAAGCACGTCAACCTCTTGGCATATGCGTCGTAGGCGGCTTGTTTTTTTCTCAGTTTATGACTCTATACATTACGCCGGTGTTTTATATCTACATTGATAAATTCAATCGCTGGATATCGCACTCAAAGAGTAATAATGGGGAGGCGCTGCCTCCCCATTAGAGGGATTTTAAGAGAGGGCTCTGCCCTCCCTTAAACCCACCCGCACGGGGAATGATTCCCCGTGACCCCCGGTTTTTTGTCAACGATTTTTCATTGTGTGTAGGGGCAGCCCCCTGTGGCTGCCCGGATAAAAGAATTTTTTAACCGGCGTTCCGCCGCTTAGGGGAGGTGAGCCTTGCCCGCAAATTAAAGATTTGCTCTATCATTATACTGCCTCTTTGGGGGCTACTTGGTATTATTCTTTAAAAATTTCGTGTTTTTTCGTGCCTTTCGTGGTTAAAATTCTTTTTCTCAATACTCAGCGTTGGTGCAATCTTGTAGATTGCACCACAGTGTTTGTACCTTTGGTTTCAGATTTGAAGTAAAAGGAGTAACATTTCGGAGCAGTCTGCAAGACTGCTCCAACGTGGATTCATTTTACCTGCGCAATTTATACAGAATATCGTTTAAAGAAATAATACTTATAAATCTCTTAATCTGTTCGTCTGTTTTGAGGGCGGAGCTCTCATTGAAACTTTTTAATTGGCGGAACGCCAATTGAAAAATTCTCTACCAACAAGGATAACGAAAAAGCATTAGACTAAGCCTATCACACGTTGTTAACAAACCGGGGGTCAAGGGGAATCATTCCCCTTCTTAACTTACTTCATCCACGGTTGTCTTTTTTTTAGAAGTAAGATTAAACTGGATAATGGATGATAACGTTTTATTATCGGTACGAAATCTTACGAAAAACTATGGTGGCAAAAAAGCAGCCGTGGATGGTGTAAGCTTTAGTTTTCTAAAGGGAGAATTTGTTGGACTTTTAGGGCCTAACGGAGCCGGTAAAACTACAATTATTAAAATTCTAACCGGTCTTATAAAACCCTCATCTGGTGAGGTTAGCTACTACGGCGAGGATTTTTTTGAAAACTCAAAGCGTTTAAAGGCAATCATTGGAGTTGTGCCTCAGCAAAACAACCTTGACAGGGATTTGACTGCTTACGAAAACCTCTACCTTCACTGTATGCTCCACGGCATTCCTAAACGTGAACGTTCAAAGAGGATTGAAGAGTTCCTGACATTTGCTGGTCTTTTGGATGTGAAAGACAAAGCAGTTAAGACATTTTCCGGAGGTATGATGAGGCGTCTTGTCATCTTACGCGCACTGCTGCATGAACCACAAATCATATTCCTTGATGAGCCCACTATCGGGCTTGACCCTCAGATTAGACGTACCATATGGGATTTTATCGTAACTATAAATCAGACAAAAAAAACCACCATTCTCTTAACCACTCATTATATCGAGGAGGCTGAAAAGCTCTGTGCACGGGTACTTATAATAGACGGAGGAGTGATAATAACAAGCGGCACTCCGGGCGAACTTAAAGCCGCAACAGGAAAGTTTGTCCTGGAAACTTTTAAAGAGGACAAAACCGAGGAGAATTTTTTTGAAAATAAAGAAGATGCAATTGAGGCTATTAAAAGCTGCTCCTATGCCTGTAAGATACGGGAGTGCACACTTGAGGACGTGTTTTTACAAATAACGGGACGGAAAATTAATGTTTAACGGCTTTTATGCGGTTTTATATAGAGATCTCTCGATTTTCAGAAAACGGTTAAAAAAACAGCTTCTGTCTCAGTCGCTGTCGCCGCTTCTTTACTTAATCGCCTTTGGCTGGGGTATGGGAAATTCTGTTGTGGTTGGGAATATGTCATATATGTCGTTTCTTATTCCGGGATTAATTACAATGAACAGCCTTAACCAAAGTTATGCCATCTCTGGGGAGATGAACATATCGAGATTTTACTTTCACACATTTGAGCAATACCTGACAGCTCCGGTGTCTCACTTTGAAATAGTGCTGGGTGAGGCGGTCTTTGGAGTGCTGCGAGGGGTGCTGAGCGGGCTTATGATTTTTGCTTTTGCAGTTGTCTTTAACGTTAAGCTGCAATTTAACGCTGCCTTTATCCCTGCATTGCTTTTGCACACCTTTTTGTTTGCCTCACTTGCCGTAACCACCTCGATGGTTGTAAAAGACCATGCCGGTCAGGCATTGGTTAATAATTTTGTGATAACGCCGATGATTTTTCTTTGTGGCACGTTTTATCCCGTTGACAGACTCCCAGTGTTTTTTAAGGCAGTAGTATATATGCTGCCTCTGACCTATTCAGTTAAGGTAATACGGGCCTCACTTACAGGCGGTGAGATTAATCCACTGTATATGCTTTTGCTTTTTGCATACTCTGTGGTATTCTTTCTTACAGCCGTTATGGCATTAAAAAAGGTGGAGAGTTAAACTTACAAATGAATAACATTATGAATAAAAATATTGTGTATTCTCTTGGGCTTGGGCCCGGTGATCCTGAGCTTGTCACAGTAAAAGCCATGCGGATTTTAGAGCAATCCGATGTGGTAATTGTGCCGCAGTCGGATGAGTTAGGCAGAAGTGTGGCTAAAGACATCGTATCACATTATGCACCGGATGAAAAAATTCAGATGTACTATTTCCCGATGAATAACAAAAAAGATGAGTTATCAAAAAGATACACTGAGCTTGCAGAGACGATTAAATCTCTCCTTAGTTCCGGTAAAACCGTTTCCTACGTCTCTATGGGAGACCCCACACTGTTTAGCACATCAAACTATCTGACCGATAAACTTAAAAATATCGGAGTAGCGATAAAACACATTCCCGGGATAAGTTCAGTGAATGCGTCCTCTGCACTTTTAGGTATTTCGCTTGCCAGCAAAGGAGACAACATTGGCATCTATGAACTCAGCGCAAAGGCAGACGTTAACACCGAAAGGATAAAAAACCACTCAACCGTAGTATTTATGAAAGTCCACAAGAAATTGAATGCCCTGATTGAGGCCATAAGAGAATCCTCACCCGATGTGGCATATTTGGTGCAAAGGGTTGGACTTGAGGGCGAAAACATTGTAGATTTACTTGAATCCTCTCCGGATTTTGATGCCGCTTATCTGTCACTTGCCATTATAAAAAAAGCTTAAATGGCTCAGACTCTTAGCAGGTGTGGATTTACCACGGGTTCAGCTGCTACAGCGGCAGCCAAAGCTGCTGCCATGTTTCTTAAGACTGGTGTTCTGCCGGAAAGAGTTCACATCACGCTGCCAAATCTAAAAGAGAGTCTGCTTATTAATATCAAAAGTTGTACACTTACCCCTGATGATAACTCTGCAACCGCCTCTGTAATCAAACAAAGCGGCGATGACCCGGATGTAACTAATGGACTTGAAATCGTTGCCACACTGAGACTGCTTAAACAAAGTGCTGACAACGAAAGTAAAATCGTTATAAAAGGAGGAGCAGGAGTAGGCAGAGTGACAAAAAAGGGGCTTCAGCAGCAAGTAGGCGACTGGGCGATCAATCCTGTGCCAAAAGCCATGATAACGCAGGCGGTGCGTGAGGTTTTTTCAAAGGATTCATTAAATTTAGAGGTTGAGATTTCTGTCAGTAACGGAGAACTTGCTGCCCAAAAGACTTTTAATCCACGGCTAGGTATAACGGGCGGAATCTCAATCCTTGGCACTACCGGCATAGTTGAACCCATGAGTGTTGATGCTATAAAAGAGACGGTTAAATGTGAGATAGATGTATCGTTTTACGAAAACCCTGAGACTATCCGCCTTGCTCCCGGAAAAATCGGGGAGGATGCCCTCAAGCGTATTTTAGGGCCAACCAGAGTTGTGCAGTTTAGTAATTTCCCAGGTTTAGCTATGGACTATGTCAAATCAAAAGGATTTAAGCACGTAACGCTTGGCGGCCATCCCGGCAAATTAGCCAAAATTCTGATGGGATACACAGATACCCACTCGGGACGTTCCCCGCAGGCTGCAGCATTTGTATCAGAGTTTATGGGTTTAAACGGCAATTTTAACACGGTAGAGGAAATAATTGATAAAATTACCGAAACAGGGGGAGATTTTACGAAATTAGCACATGAAATTTGCTTTAAGATAAAAAGTATTTACAGGCTACCCTCAATAGAGGTATATTTGTTTGATATGAAAAAAACACTTATTGGCCATAGCACATGCACAGAATAACTCTGATAGGGGTTGGCCCGGGTGGTAGCGATTATGTAACGTTTAGAGCCGTAAAGAGCGCTCAGAACTGTGAGGTCTTAATTGGGATGAAACATCAGATAGCGGCAATTGGTGAAATCACGGGAAAGGTGATTTATGAGGAAAGTGGGATAGAGGAGATTTTAAATCTTATCGGTAAAAATGAGGGCAAAGCCGTAGGAGTTTTGATTACAGGAGATGCTGGGATATACAGCCTGTCGGAAAAAATCATGGAACGCTTCGGACGGGATTCAGTTACAGAAATAGTGCCAGGAATATCAAGTGTCATGGCGGCTTTTTCAAAGGTAAAACAACAGTGGCTTAACGTACGAATTATCTCCGTACATGGCCGTCCGCTTAATGGACTCAATGATGCGCCTAATCACGAAAGAGTCGCTATCCTCTGTGACAGAAAAAACAACTCTCCGCTGGTTGTAAAAACTCTCTCACAAATGGGTATCCTTAACAGAAGCAAAACCGTTTATGTGTGCCGTAATATTACCTGTAACAACGAGCAAATAATAGAAGTAAACACCATTGCGGATTTAAACATACCCGATGACAACGATAAAGAAGTTGTCTTAATTGTGCCTCGCAGATAGTGTTTTTTCCATTATATTTCTTAGTGGAAAGCTCTGATAGAAAGGCTTCTTGACTAATCATTTATATGATGTTAAAGTAATATATAGGTACAAGAAATGAGATTTAAAGGATTGCCGGAAATATGAGAAAAGACCGTGGTTTTACCATAAGAAGGACTGTTAAGAAGCCGGCTGACAGCAGGCCGGTCGGAGATATAATAAAAGAGCTGAAGGGACAGAGTGCTAAAAATCAAGCTGATTACAGAGATTTATCACTTAAAATCCACGGACTGATATGTGCAAAATGCGGTACTGAATTTAATGAAAAAAATAAATCCCTTCTTACGGTCCACCATAAGGACGGAAACCATGATAACAATCCTGCCGATGGTTCTAACTGGGAAAATCTGTGCGCATACTGTCACGATGACGAACACAGCAGGGGGGTTTTAGGTGACTATCTGTCAGGAAAGTGAAGCTTATAATTCTGTGAGAGTTCTCTGCCATTTATTAAAACCTCAGCAGTCGAGGAGGAGCTTTTGACGCAGGTCAACAAAGTTAGACGATAGAATGCAGCTTGGTATGACTAACAAAAAGCAGAGGGTTATGGAGTACTATAACTCGGTAGCAGAGAAACGCGATTATTATATAAATAAGAACAAGTACTACTATGACGATCTGACTGGGTTTTTAAAGTTTACCATTCCTGCCGGTAAAAGAGTTCTTGAGATTGGCTCAGGCACAGGACATGTCCTTGCCGCTCTTGAGCCCTCCTACGGAGTTGGTATTGATTTTTCTCCAAAGATGGTTCAGATAGCTAAGCTAAAGTATCCCTCTCTGAGGTTTTTCAAAATAGATGCCGAGGACCTTGACCTTGACGATCAACCCTTTGACTACATAGTTATTTCAGATACAATCGGTCTTTTTGAAGACATCCAGCAGGTCTTTAAACACATGAAACACCTTGCTAATGAACACACACGAGTGGTTATAACATATAACTGTTCTCTCTGGCATCCTATACTAAGCATCGCTGAAACTCTGAGACTTAAAATGCCGAGGCAGCAGTTGAATTGGCTTGATGCGGAGGATGTCAGCCAACTTTTGTATCTTGAGGATTTTGAAGTAGTGAAAACCGGCAGAAGATTCTTATTTCCTAAGAATATATCATTTATATCTCCATTTATAAACGAATTTATTGCTCATCTTCCGTTTTTTAACTCTCTGTGTCTGACTGGTTACATAATAGCAAAGAAGGCACACAGAGCAGATGACACAAAACCTGAACCTACTGTAAGCGTTGTAATACCTGCAAGAAACGAACGGGGAAACATTGAAAACGCAGTAAAACGAACTCCAAAACTTGGCAGACATACGGAAATTATTTTTGTTGAGGGGCACTCTACTGATGGTACGCTGGATGAGATAAGACGCGTTTGCACACTTTACGGGGATAAATGCGATATCAAATACGCAGTGCAGGACGGTAAAGGCAAAGGGGATGCCGTAAGAAAGGGGTTTGCTATGGCAACCTGTGATATTCTCATGATACTGGATGCCGACCTCACTGTGCCTCCTGAGGAACTCCCTAAGTTTTACGAGGCTGTTGCCACTGGAAAGGGAGAATTTATAAACGGCACACGCCTTGTGTATCCTCTTGAAAAGGAGTCAATGAGGTTTTTAAACATGCTTGGAAATAAGTTTTTCTCAATAATGTTTACGTGGATTTTAGGTCAGCGCCTCAAAGACACACTGTGCGGCACAAAGGTTTTATCAAGAGAAAACTACCTGAGTATTCAGGCAAACAGGCACTTCTTTGGCGACTTTGACCCGTTTGGCGATTATGATCTCATATTTGGCTCAGCCAAGTTAAACTTAAAAATTATTGAAATTCCTATCACATACAGGGCCAGAGAGTACGGACAGACTAATATCTCAAGATTTTCACACGGCTGGCTGCTACTTAAGATGACGATGTTTGCCGTTAATAAGTTGAAATTCAAATAATACCAGGTTGAAACCATTGCAAAATCCTCAAAATGGAAAAGGGGTATTTTCCAATTAAGGGAATTTTTTAACTTACCCTTCTTTATTCTCTTACATTACTCTTACACTTGCTGACTACTACTCCAGTCCATAGTCTGACATGATTTCTATTGTTTACAGTAGGTATCAATTACAGCTTTCCAATCAGTTTCAAACTCACAGGATTCGGGTTTCTCTTTCTCCCACGTCCGGACTTCAACCATATTATTATTGCAACTAAAATCCTCCATAACTTTATTATTACTTTGCTTATCACAAAGCATCACAGTAATAACGTCATAATTAACGATTCTTGCCTTGAGTTTATAGTTATTCAATATGTTAGCAACGCTTGTGCAGGTGGGGCATAGTTCCTGAAGTGCCCTTTTATATTCGACTTCACTGAAATTATTTGGAATCTTACCGCTATAGTATCCCTCTACTTTTTGTGTCAAAGATGTCAAGTCCTCTTGCACAGGTGTGTATTTTTCAACTCTAACCTCTACGCATCCAAATAATACAATTCCTAAAAGTACCGTAAGAAGTTTCTTCAATTTGATCCTCCTTTAGACCAAAGGTCAATTTTGTCCTCATTCACACCTGTGTCGAGATTCCAGTCCTTGAGGTATTCCCCCATACTCTTTGTTGTAGCGGCATCAATGGTTTTAAAAAGCTTTATCCATATATCAGCAACCATACGCAGAGTTTCATCAAACACGGTATCAAAAGTAACGGTTCTGCCATCTGGCAGTTTCACGTTTTTTATGTACTTATCAGTGTCTTCTTCTGAAATTTCCGAAGAATACTTATATTCAAAGTCTTTAAAACCCCATACATGCCTGAATATAGGATTTGGATCGGTTATAAAATTGACACGCTTCAAATAATTCTCATGCCATGTATCAGGGTCAATGCTATCAAAATAAGCCGTCGCATTGGGATGTGCTTCCTGTAAAAGCTCTGTCCAGAACTGACTAATGGCAGGGTGAAGATGATTGGGGTCATTTGGGTCAGAGCAATCTTCAAGAGTGTTCAGGTATCCAAACCCGTTTCTTGGATTGGCATCCCGGATTTCATCACCTGTTCTATTTTTGAATATATGGACATCCCAGATCATTTCACAATGCCTGTGGTTTTCATGAGTAAACAGATAAATCCCTCCGACAACGGAGTTGACCACAGGATGAAGAAACGAGTCTACAATAACATGGCTGACATATCCGCATAACCAGGACAGGCAAATAGCAAAGTTATTATCATCCTTGTTCATTTTTAAAAGCTTGTCAGCCCCCAACTCAATAATTTTGCTTGTGTTCTCATAATGCATCCTGTTTGCCCAATTGTGTCCTCCCAACATCCCATTAATAATATCTGTAAGGTAAGGGTAATCGGGACCTGCAGCTCCTATTCTTGCAAACTGGTTGTACATCGCAATCTTGCCGGAATAAGGATGCTGTTTCCTGATTAAATCAGTTGCTCCCTGGGCTATTAAACAATGTGTAAATGTTGCTGGCATGGCCTTCTCCTCCCTAATTATTGCAATTTAACATCTTCAAAAATTTCTGGATTGTTAACTTGGCTATTATACAATACAACATGCTATATATAACATATATATTAGTAAAGTTATTATTATACATATAATATTTTTGCAAATGCCTTAAGTCACATTCTGTCCCTAACTTTTTTGGCTTAGTTATACTTCTGAATCAGACACTATAGAAGAAAGCTGGAGTAAATTTAGTAAATACTTAAATTTTTAGATAAGTTTTTAAAAAGTAAAGAGTTTTCCCTGTGGGTTTTTACCGATATTCTTAAGAACTGTTCGTTTAATCCTCTGTAGTTAGCACAGCTCCTTAACAATATGCCGCGGCTTCTGAGCTTATCATAAATATGTGCCGCCCGTGTATCTTTAATCAGATAATAATTAACCATTGAAGGAAAATATTGAATTTCATTTTTATTTAATGATTTTTCAAAGAATGCTTTTTCAGTCTTAAGCAAAGAAAATGTGTCCCGCTCATAGAC encodes:
- a CDS encoding HNH nuclease family protein encodes the protein MRKDRGFTIRRTVKKPADSRPVGDIIKELKGQSAKNQADYRDLSLKIHGLICAKCGTEFNEKNKSLLTVHHKDGNHDNNPADGSNWENLCAYCHDDEHSRGVLGDYLSGK
- the cbiE gene encoding precorrin-6y C5,15-methyltransferase (decarboxylating) subunit CbiE; translated protein: MHRITLIGVGPGGSDYVTFRAVKSAQNCEVLIGMKHQIAAIGEITGKVIYEESGIEEILNLIGKNEGKAVGVLITGDAGIYSLSEKIMERFGRDSVTEIVPGISSVMAAFSKVKQQWLNVRIISVHGRPLNGLNDAPNHERVAILCDRKNNSPLVVKTLSQMGILNRSKTVYVCRNITCNNEQIIEVNTIADLNIPDDNDKEVVLIVPRR
- the cobI gene encoding precorrin-2 C(20)-methyltransferase, translating into MNNIMNKNIVYSLGLGPGDPELVTVKAMRILEQSDVVIVPQSDELGRSVAKDIVSHYAPDEKIQMYYFPMNNKKDELSKRYTELAETIKSLLSSGKTVSYVSMGDPTLFSTSNYLTDKLKNIGVAIKHIPGISSVNASSALLGISLASKGDNIGIYELSAKADVNTERIKNHSTVVFMKVHKKLNALIEAIRESSPDVAYLVQRVGLEGENIVDLLESSPDFDAAYLSLAIIKKA
- the cbiD gene encoding cobalamin biosynthesis protein CbiD is translated as MAQTLSRCGFTTGSAATAAAKAAAMFLKTGVLPERVHITLPNLKESLLINIKSCTLTPDDNSATASVIKQSGDDPDVTNGLEIVATLRLLKQSADNESKIVIKGGAGVGRVTKKGLQQQVGDWAINPVPKAMITQAVREVFSKDSLNLEVEISVSNGELAAQKTFNPRLGITGGISILGTTGIVEPMSVDAIKETVKCEIDVSFYENPETIRLAPGKIGEDALKRILGPTRVVQFSNFPGLAMDYVKSKGFKHVTLGGHPGKLAKILMGYTDTHSGRSPQAAAFVSEFMGLNGNFNTVEEIIDKITETGGDFTKLAHEICFKIKSIYRLPSIEVYLFDMKKTLIGHSTCTE
- a CDS encoding zinc dependent phospholipase C family protein translates to MPATFTHCLIAQGATDLIRKQHPYSGKIAMYNQFARIGAAGPDYPYLTDIINGMLGGHNWANRMHYENTSKIIELGADKLLKMNKDDNNFAICLSWLCGYVSHVIVDSFLHPVVNSVVGGIYLFTHENHRHCEMIWDVHIFKNRTGDEIRDANPRNGFGYLNTLEDCSDPNDPNHLHPAISQFWTELLQEAHPNATAYFDSIDPDTWHENYLKRVNFITDPNPIFRHVWGFKDFEYKYSSEISEEDTDKYIKNVKLPDGRTVTFDTVFDETLRMVADIWIKLFKTIDAATTKSMGEYLKDWNLDTGVNEDKIDLWSKGGSN
- a CDS encoding glycosyltransferase produces the protein MQLGMTNKKQRVMEYYNSVAEKRDYYINKNKYYYDDLTGFLKFTIPAGKRVLEIGSGTGHVLAALEPSYGVGIDFSPKMVQIAKLKYPSLRFFKIDAEDLDLDDQPFDYIVISDTIGLFEDIQQVFKHMKHLANEHTRVVITYNCSLWHPILSIAETLRLKMPRQQLNWLDAEDVSQLLYLEDFEVVKTGRRFLFPKNISFISPFINEFIAHLPFFNSLCLTGYIIAKKAHRADDTKPEPTVSVVIPARNERGNIENAVKRTPKLGRHTEIIFVEGHSTDGTLDEIRRVCTLYGDKCDIKYAVQDGKGKGDAVRKGFAMATCDILMILDADLTVPPEELPKFYEAVATGKGEFINGTRLVYPLEKESMRFLNMLGNKFFSIMFTWILGQRLKDTLCGTKVLSRENYLSIQANRHFFGDFDPFGDYDLIFGSAKLNLKIIEIPITYRAREYGQTNISRFSHGWLLLKMTMFAVNKLKFK